The following coding sequences lie in one Terriglobia bacterium genomic window:
- a CDS encoding aldehyde dehydrogenase family protein, whose translation MKAISKPTLSSWPDLTLRARRSRIAHLGKLIALRHREIAHAVTEETGRPITEVVNQELTGALEMLRFSAKMAPRWLRDERFRYWRPGFWAKSNTVRFEPLGVVLIIGPSNFPFSLPVMQACAALLCGNCVVIKPSERCPRTGSLIGELFVAARLPAGAVEVVEGGPDVAERLIARTDVQKVIFTGGCETGRKVAEACALYFKPCVLELGGGSSAIICADADLSLAARGIAWSAFYADGRSCVGTKRVFVHKSVSRMFLDLLTNEVAAINVGDPWDPATEVGTFSGGTAAARARELLRDAISKGARVWSPAGPLRDLDAAGFGAPFIVAAASPGMRVMQEEPQLPLVAVREVSGDEQALQEANQSAAGLGASVWSRNLNHARLTAQKIQAGMVWINDSSVGLPQFPWGGRKQSGWGRMFSRYGLIELTNIKVISAERQRLSRSKLWWFPYSRKKLDIFGTVNDLYSNSRRTKTLMRLVLALADLRRFARHPRKS comes from the coding sequence ATGAAGGCGATCTCCAAGCCGACCTTATCGTCCTGGCCCGATCTCACCCTGCGCGCGCGCCGGAGCCGCATCGCGCATCTGGGAAAGCTCATCGCCCTGCGTCACCGGGAGATCGCGCATGCCGTCACGGAGGAGACCGGAAGGCCGATCACGGAAGTAGTCAACCAGGAACTGACCGGTGCGCTGGAAATGCTGCGATTTTCCGCAAAAATGGCTCCACGCTGGCTTCGGGACGAGCGGTTCCGATATTGGCGTCCTGGATTTTGGGCAAAATCCAACACCGTTCGTTTCGAACCGCTGGGAGTCGTCCTTATAATCGGGCCGTCCAACTTTCCCTTCTCGCTTCCGGTCATGCAGGCGTGCGCAGCGCTGCTCTGCGGCAACTGCGTTGTCATAAAACCCTCCGAACGCTGCCCGCGAACCGGATCCTTGATAGGTGAACTGTTCGTGGCGGCCCGTCTTCCGGCAGGCGCCGTCGAAGTGGTTGAAGGCGGGCCTGACGTCGCGGAACGACTCATCGCGCGCACGGACGTTCAAAAGGTCATTTTCACCGGAGGCTGTGAAACCGGGCGCAAGGTTGCGGAAGCGTGCGCCCTTTATTTCAAGCCGTGCGTCCTTGAACTCGGCGGCGGCAGTTCGGCCATCATTTGCGCGGATGCCGACCTTTCTTTAGCCGCCCGGGGAATTGCCTGGAGCGCGTTCTATGCCGACGGGCGCAGCTGTGTCGGAACCAAGCGAGTCTTTGTTCACAAGAGTGTAAGCCGCATGTTTCTGGACCTGCTGACAAACGAGGTTGCCGCAATCAACGTCGGCGATCCGTGGGATCCGGCCACCGAAGTCGGCACTTTTTCAGGGGGCACGGCCGCCGCGAGGGCGCGTGAATTGCTCCGGGATGCGATCAGCAAGGGAGCGCGAGTCTGGTCGCCCGCGGGGCCACTCCGCGATCTCGACGCAGCCGGCTTCGGCGCGCCGTTCATCGTCGCGGCGGCGTCACCCGGCATGCGCGTCATGCAGGAAGAGCCTCAGTTGCCGTTGGTCGCCGTTCGCGAGGTGAGCGGTGATGAACAGGCCTTGCAGGAGGCAAATCAATCAGCCGCCGGACTGGGAGCATCGGTGTGGAGCAGGAACTTGAACCATGCCCGCCTCACGGCTCAAAAGATCCAGGCCGGAATGGTCTGGATCAACGACAGCAGCGTCGGCCTGCCCCAATTTCCGTGGGGCGGCAGGAAGCAAAGCGGTTGGGGAAGGATGTTTTCCCGCTACGGGCTGATCGAGCTCACAAACATCAAAGTGATCAGCGCCGAACGTCAAAGGCTGTCCAGGTCGAAGCTGTGGTGGTTTCCCTACTCCAGAAAAAAGCTCGACATTTTCGGCACGGTCAACGACTTGTACTCCAATTCCCGCAGAACAAAGACGTTGATGCGGCTTGTCCTCGCCCTTGCTGATCTCCGCCGTTTTGCACGCCACCCCCGGAAAAGCTGA
- a CDS encoding phosphatase PAP2 family protein — translation MSHSALPAQKSVITGRAVRTAFTIVAYVAVFWVLLPVLLFTTGFRLDVLLPVSLAENTIMRAVGCCLALSGFLLMILAMAQLWSRGKGLPISHLPPTKFVTGGCYRYLRHPIYVGYNAVFAGAALLMNSFWSLAFSGPLLLIGWTAYALFYEEPLLIDRFGSRYRDYRSATPIWLPKALSRPVARVTQSVVAGLLRLLGRRNVRDGGRQAADEKKQDAGEDSPTHTSRFEPPRDAAASNERGFYIKLGLLLYLLWIIAFEAIGRYTATLPTHDLTGSLDRMIPLIPAFIWPYLFCYVFPFLVAFIARDWHRVNRGLLSLLFANLTAFVVYAAFPVAFPKPELGRSISERALELEYVIDFHPGANNLPSLHVIFPWLVYFICRKQGLTRVADFSLFLAASLITLSTVFVKQHIVADVVAGILWAVASWIVAGFFYPRWLEAGSGAVVAFRRMVHKSALFVVIAIFLTAFFAFRR, via the coding sequence ATGTCGCATTCGGCTCTGCCGGCACAGAAGAGCGTGATAACCGGGCGCGCGGTGCGCACGGCTTTCACCATAGTTGCCTATGTCGCGGTCTTCTGGGTGCTGCTGCCTGTGCTTCTCTTCACGACAGGATTCCGGCTCGACGTGCTCTTGCCGGTTTCTCTGGCTGAGAACACGATCATGAGAGCCGTCGGCTGTTGCCTGGCCCTCTCCGGTTTCCTGCTTATGATCCTTGCCATGGCGCAGCTATGGTCGCGCGGTAAAGGGCTGCCGATTTCTCACTTGCCACCCACCAAATTCGTAACCGGCGGCTGCTACAGGTACCTGCGGCACCCGATCTATGTCGGCTACAATGCAGTGTTTGCCGGTGCGGCCCTCCTTATGAATTCCTTCTGGTCGCTCGCCTTCAGCGGTCCGCTTCTTTTGATCGGCTGGACCGCCTATGCGTTGTTCTATGAAGAGCCGCTTCTGATCGACCGGTTCGGCAGCCGCTACCGGGACTATCGTAGCGCCACGCCCATATGGCTGCCGAAGGCCCTATCGCGACCGGTTGCCCGGGTGACGCAGTCCGTCGTTGCCGGCCTTCTCCGATTACTCGGCAGACGAAATGTGCGGGACGGGGGGCGGCAGGCGGCGGATGAGAAAAAACAGGATGCAGGAGAGGATTCTCCAACACACACTTCGCGGTTTGAACCGCCTCGCGATGCAGCGGCAAGCAACGAGCGGGGATTTTACATCAAGTTGGGTCTTTTGCTGTACCTTCTGTGGATCATCGCGTTTGAAGCGATTGGCCGCTATACAGCGACGCTTCCAACCCACGATCTGACAGGTTCGCTGGATCGGATGATCCCCCTGATCCCGGCGTTTATCTGGCCCTATCTGTTTTGCTATGTTTTTCCCTTCCTGGTTGCTTTTATCGCGAGAGACTGGCATCGCGTCAATCGCGGGCTGCTGAGCCTGCTGTTTGCCAACCTGACAGCGTTCGTGGTGTACGCAGCTTTTCCGGTCGCGTTTCCCAAACCCGAACTCGGCAGGAGCATCTCCGAACGTGCTCTCGAGCTTGAATATGTGATCGATTTCCATCCCGGAGCCAACAATTTGCCAAGCCTGCACGTCATTTTCCCGTGGTTGGTCTACTTCATATGCAGGAAACAGGGGCTGACCAGGGTCGCTGATTTTTCATTGTTTCTTGCGGCCTCACTCATCACGCTGTCTACCGTGTTCGTGAAGCAGCATATCGTGGCAGATGTGGTTGCGGGAATCCTATGGGCAGTTGCTTCGTGGATCGTGGCAGGCTTTTTTTATCCCCGGTGGCTAGAAGCAGGCTCCGGGGCAGTGGTTGCATTCCGACGGATGGTGCACAAGTCGGCGCTGTTTGTCGTCATTGCCATCTTTCTAACGGCCTTTTTCGCGTTTCGACGATGA